The genomic DNA GCTGGGGTTTCGGCTGGGACCTGGGACCGTTCGAGACCTGGGACGCGTTCGGCGTGAAGCAGGGCGTGGAGCGCATGAAGGAGCTGGGCCTCAAGCCCGCCGCCTGGGTGGAGGAGATGCTGGCCGCGGGCCGCGCGTCCTTCTACGGCGTGGAGGGCGGCAAGGACACGTACTGGGACATCCCCACGAAGTCCGTGAAGCTCGTGCCGGAGAACGCCCGCACCGCGCGCGTGGAGTACCTCAGGCGCGGCAACAAGAAGATCGCCGGCAACGACAGCGCCACGCTCTGGGACATGAACGACGGCGTCACGCTGCTCGAGTTCCACACGAAGATGAACTCCATCGACGACGGCATCATCGAGATGATGAACACCGCGCTCGATGAGACGGAGAAGAACTTCCGGGGCCTGGTGGTGGGCAACGACGGGGCGAACTTCTCCGCCGGCGCCAACATCCTCGCCATGCTGTGGGCGGCCAAGAGCGGCGAGTTCGACACCCTGCGCAAGATGGCGGGCGCGCTCCAGGCGGCCAACCAGCGCATGCGCTACAGCCCGGTGCCGGTGGTGACGGCGCCCTTCAACCTGGCGCTCGGTGGCGGCGCCGAGGTGTCCCTGGGCGGCAACGCCATGCAGGCCTCGGCCGAGACGTACATGGGCCTGGTCGAGGTGGGCGTGGGCCTCATCCCCGGCGGCGGCGGCACCATGATGCTCCTGCGCAACATCATGGGGAACTACTCGGCGGACAAGGACTTCGATCCCTTCCCCTTCATCAAGAAGACGTTCCTCAACATCGGCACCGCCAAGGTGGCCACGAGCGCCGAGGAGGCCCGCGAGATGGGCTTCCTCACCGCGAGCGATGGCATCAGCGCCAACCGCGACTTCCTCCTGTCGGACGCCAAGCAGCGGGTGCTGGGCATGGCCAACGCGGGCTTCCGCGCGCCGCGCCCCTCGCGCTTCCGCCTGCCCGGCCCCAGCGGCTTCGCCACCATCGACATGATGCTCTACGACATGGAGCTCAACGGTCAGGTGTCCGCGCACGACCGGAAGATCGCCCGCAAGCTCGCCCGGGTGCTCACCGGCGGAGACACCAGCCCCTCCGTGTTGCTCACCGAGGAGAAGCTGCTGGAGCTGGAGCTGGAGGCCTTCCTGAGCCTGTGCGGCGAGGAGAAGACGCAGGACCGGCTGCAGTTCATGCTCGAGAAGGGCAAGCCGCTGCGCAACTGAGGCGGCGGCGTTACGGGAAGTCCCACGTCATCCAGTGATTCAAGACTTTGCGAGCCCGGGGTCGCCCCCGGGCGAGGAGACAGACAAATGCCCGGTCGAGTCGTGATTGCCAGCGCGGTGCGCACCCCGTTCACCCGCGCGAACAAGGGAGAATTCAAGGATACCCGGCCCGATACGCTCGCGGCCCTCGCCATCAAGGAGGCCGTGGCGCGCGTGCCCGGTCTCAAGGCCGAACAGGTCGAGGACGTCATCCTCGGCTGTGCCATGCCCGAGGCCGAGCAGGGCATGAACGTCGCGCGCAACGCGGCGCTGCTCGCGGGCCTGCCGGACACCGTTCCGGGGATGACCATCAACCGCTTCTGCTCCTCGGGCGTGCAGTCCATCGCCCAGGCGGCGCAGGCCATCAAGTCGGGGATGATCGACGTGGCCATCGCCGGGGGCACCGAGTCCATGAGCATGGTGCCCATGGGCGGCAACAAGGTGAGCGCCAACCCGGAGATCATGGAGAAGCACCCCGAGGTGTACTCCTCCATGGGCGTCACCGCGGAGAACATCGCGTCGCGCTACAGCGTGTCGCGCGAGGACGCGGACAAGTTCGCCTACGAGAGCCAGCGCCGGGCGGCCACCGCGCGCGAGCAGGGCAAGTTCAAGGACGAGATCTTCCCCGTCACCACCACCGTCTACGACGAGGAGGGCACGGCGAAGCAGGTGACGGTGTCCGTGGACACCATCCTGCGCCCCGAGACCACGCTCGAGGGCCTGGCGAAGCTCAAGCCCGCCTTCAACCAGAAGGGCGTGGTGACGGCCGGTAACGCCTCGCCGCTGACGGATGGCGCCGCCGCGGCGGTGGTCATGAGCGAGGAGAAGGCGAAGGAGCTCGGCATCAAGCCGCTGGGCTACTTCGTGGACTTCCAGGTGGCGGGCGTGCCCCCGGAGATCATGGGCATTGGCCCGGTGCCCGCGGTGAAGAAGCTGCTGGCGAAGAACAACCTCAAGGTCGAGGACATCGATGTCTTCGAGCTCAACGAGGCCTTCGCCGCGCAGGTGCTCCACTGCATCCGCGAGCTGGGCGTGCCCCTGGAGAAGGCCAACCCGAACGGCGGCGCCATCGCGCTGGGCCACCCGCTGGGCGTGTCCGGTGCGCGCATGGTGGCCACCATCCTGAGCGAGCTGGCGCGCCGCAAGGGCCGCTACGGCGTGGTGTCCATGTGCATCGGTGGTGGAATGGGCGCCGCGGCGCTCATCGAGCGCGCCGAGTAATTCGCGCCACCCTCGGCCCTTCCTGCCTTGTCAGGAGGGGCCGTTGTGTTCGTACCGTTGGGGGATGAACCCTCTCGTCCCGCGCTTTCTCTCCGTGTTGTTGCTGGGCCTCCCCCTCGGGGTCGATGCCCAACCCGCCCCGGTGTCTCCCGCCCCGGCGCGGCCCTCCGCCCCGAAGCCCCGCGCCCGCGAGCTCGGCATCACCTTCGGCGGTCAGGCGGGCCCCCTCGACGCCATCACGGACGTGCCCGGCGTGGAGGTGGGTCACACCACGCTCATCTCCGGCGAGGGCAAGCACGCGGTGCGCACGGGCGTCTCCGCCATCCTGCCTCGGGGGCGCGGGCGCATCGCGGATCCCGTCTTCGCCGCCACCTATGCGCTCAACGGCAACGGGGAGATGACCGGCGCGCACTGGGTGAATGAATCCGGACTGCTCGCCGGTCCCGTCATGTTGACCACCACCAACAGCGTGGGCGTGGTGCGCGACGGCGTGGTGGTCTGGGGGGCGAAGCGTGGCCTCGCGTGGGAGCTGGGCCTGCCGGTGACCGCGGAGACCTACGACGGCTTCCTCAACGACGTGAATGGCTTCCACATCAAGACGGAGCATGCCCTGAGCGCCATCGACGGAGCGCGGGGCGGGGCGGTGGCCGAGGGGAACGTGGGCGGGGGAACGGGGATGCTCTGCCACGGCTTCAAGGGGGGCATCGGGACCGCGTCGCGCCGGCTGGACGCGAAGCTGGGCGGCTACACCCTCGGCGTGCTGGTCCAGGCCAACTACGGCATCCGCCGGCTCTTCACGGTGGAGGGCGTTCCCGTGGGGCAGGAGATTCCCGACCTCCAGGCCTGCTACACGGGAAAGGCGCCCCCGGCCTTCTCCTCGGACATGCGCCCGTGCTCCGAGCGCGCGCAGCTCGTTCCCCAG from Melittangium boletus DSM 14713 includes the following:
- a CDS encoding thiolase family protein, with amino-acid sequence MPGRVVIASAVRTPFTRANKGEFKDTRPDTLAALAIKEAVARVPGLKAEQVEDVILGCAMPEAEQGMNVARNAALLAGLPDTVPGMTINRFCSSGVQSIAQAAQAIKSGMIDVAIAGGTESMSMVPMGGNKVSANPEIMEKHPEVYSSMGVTAENIASRYSVSREDADKFAYESQRRAATAREQGKFKDEIFPVTTTVYDEEGTAKQVTVSVDTILRPETTLEGLAKLKPAFNQKGVVTAGNASPLTDGAAAAVVMSEEKAKELGIKPLGYFVDFQVAGVPPEIMGIGPVPAVKKLLAKNNLKVEDIDVFELNEAFAAQVLHCIRELGVPLEKANPNGGAIALGHPLGVSGARMVATILSELARRKGRYGVVSMCIGGGMGAAALIERAE
- a CDS encoding 3-hydroxyacyl-CoA dehydrogenase/enoyl-CoA hydratase family protein — its product is MTTRIRKVAVLGAGVMGSGIAAHLANSGVRALLLDIVPPKAAPGEDTASKAFRNKFVLGALANLRKQKPSPITSEASLGAIEIGNLEDDIARIGECDWVVEVVKEDLAVKQALFAKVEPHLRADAIVSSNTSGLSIQGMLEGRGAAFRQRFLVTHFFNPVRYMRLLELVAGPETAPEVVQTIARFGEEVLGKGIVHGKDTTNFIANRIGTYGMMRILQDMQKAELSIEEVDKIFGPAMGRPKSAVFRTADIVGLDTFSHVAKNCYDTLSHDEERDVFAAPDFLKKMVEKGLLGDKSGGGFYKKDRASGGKDILALDLKTLEYRQQAKVRYESLGAAKDVENVRERVATVMRGQDKAAKFAERATLDSLAYASRRIPEIADDVVNVDRAMRWGFGWDLGPFETWDAFGVKQGVERMKELGLKPAAWVEEMLAAGRASFYGVEGGKDTYWDIPTKSVKLVPENARTARVEYLRRGNKKIAGNDSATLWDMNDGVTLLEFHTKMNSIDDGIIEMMNTALDETEKNFRGLVVGNDGANFSAGANILAMLWAAKSGEFDTLRKMAGALQAANQRMRYSPVPVVTAPFNLALGGGAEVSLGGNAMQASAETYMGLVEVGVGLIPGGGGTMMLLRNIMGNYSADKDFDPFPFIKKTFLNIGTAKVATSAEEAREMGFLTASDGISANRDFLLSDAKQRVLGMANAGFRAPRPSRFRLPGPSGFATIDMMLYDMELNGQVSAHDRKIARKLARVLTGGDTSPSVLLTEEKLLELELEAFLSLCGEEKTQDRLQFMLEKGKPLRN
- a CDS encoding P1 family peptidase; this translates as MNPLVPRFLSVLLLGLPLGVDAQPAPVSPAPARPSAPKPRARELGITFGGQAGPLDAITDVPGVEVGHTTLISGEGKHAVRTGVSAILPRGRGRIADPVFAATYALNGNGEMTGAHWVNESGLLAGPVMLTTTNSVGVVRDGVVVWGAKRGLAWELGLPVTAETYDGFLNDVNGFHIKTEHALSAIDGARGGAVAEGNVGGGTGMLCHGFKGGIGTASRRLDAKLGGYTLGVLVQANYGIRRLFTVEGVPVGQEIPDLQACYTGKAPPAFSSDMRPCSERAQLVPQRLTHDLGSIIVLVATDAPLLPHQLARIARRVPLALGKMGSVGGDSSGDIFLAFSTQPTLPPSGSKVARVESLNNADLNPLFEATVQATQEAILNALLAAETMTGVDGVRVFALPGDRLVEALRKYGRLPPAGR